Proteins encoded together in one Haloarcula rubripromontorii window:
- a CDS encoding alcohol dehydrogenase — MRAAVVPEAGADFEVVERDIPEPDAGEVRVAVDACGICHSDVFAKEGTYPGVSYPRIPGHEVAGRIDAVGDGVDAWEEGDRVGVGWHGGHCSTCDQCRQGNFLQCENGEVTGVSYDGGYAEYMTAPAEALAKIPDSLDAAAAAPLLCAGVTTFNALRNSDANVGDLVAVQGVGGLGHLGIQYAHAAGFETAAISRTPEKESLAKELGADHFIDAAETDAGQRLQELGGADVVLATAPSSDAISSIVSGVGVDGSVVVVGVPGEPVEVSAQQLVQSRGAVEGWASGHARDSQDTLEFSSLRDIAPEIETYPLADVSEAYGRMIDNEARFRAVLEL, encoded by the coding sequence ATGCGAGCGGCGGTCGTGCCCGAAGCGGGAGCGGACTTCGAGGTCGTCGAACGTGACATCCCCGAGCCGGACGCCGGGGAGGTACGAGTCGCAGTGGACGCCTGCGGCATCTGCCACAGCGACGTGTTCGCAAAGGAGGGGACCTACCCCGGCGTCTCCTATCCGCGAATCCCGGGGCACGAGGTAGCGGGCCGCATCGACGCCGTCGGCGACGGCGTCGACGCCTGGGAGGAGGGCGACAGGGTCGGCGTCGGCTGGCACGGCGGCCACTGCTCGACCTGTGACCAGTGCCGGCAGGGCAACTTCCTGCAGTGCGAGAACGGCGAGGTCACCGGGGTGAGCTACGACGGCGGGTACGCCGAGTACATGACCGCACCAGCGGAGGCGCTCGCGAAGATTCCGGACTCACTTGATGCGGCGGCCGCAGCACCACTGCTCTGTGCGGGCGTGACAACGTTCAACGCGCTCCGAAACAGTGATGCGAACGTCGGTGACCTCGTCGCCGTACAGGGCGTCGGCGGCCTCGGTCACCTCGGCATCCAGTATGCACACGCAGCCGGCTTCGAGACGGCCGCCATCTCCCGGACGCCGGAGAAGGAATCGCTAGCAAAGGAGCTGGGAGCCGACCACTTCATCGACGCGGCGGAGACGGATGCCGGCCAGCGGCTGCAAGAGCTGGGCGGGGCCGACGTGGTGCTGGCGACGGCACCATCGAGTGACGCGATCAGTTCTATCGTCAGCGGAGTCGGTGTCGATGGGTCTGTCGTCGTCGTCGGTGTCCCCGGTGAACCGGTTGAAGTGAGCGCACAGCAACTCGTCCAGAGTCGGGGCGCTGTCGAGGGCTGGGCCTCCGGACACGCACGGGACTCACAGGACACGCTGGAGTTCAGTTCGCTCCGCGACATCGCGCCGGAGATAGAGACCTACCCGCTTGCGGACGTTAGTGAAGCGTACGGGCGGATGATCGACAACGAAGCGCGGTTCCGAGCCGTGCTTGAACTGTAA
- a CDS encoding LLM class oxidoreductase, giving the protein MTAVDHANAGYRRLYEQDGLSFGLGFPLTGEKESTPDIDAELRLAGHAEAVGFDALWARDVPTYWPRFGDAGGAFDPWSLLSHVAAHTESVALGTASIVLPLRHPIHVAKSAATVDRLSDGRLVLGVASGDRDPEYPAFGVDPDNRGHLVRESVAALRALWREEYPTLDGSWGHIDGELDVLPKPTTDTLPVFPTGNARQSTEWIAENGDGWIFYHLPESTLESYLDTWRSHTSEKPFSIAVQVALADDPTAEPEPLHLGYRAGVEWFREYFRRLDDYGLDHVIVGLRAEEPEAAMSTFADEIIDGL; this is encoded by the coding sequence ATGACTGCTGTGGACCACGCGAACGCCGGCTATCGCCGACTGTACGAGCAGGATGGACTCTCGTTCGGTCTCGGATTTCCGCTTACGGGGGAAAAGGAATCGACGCCGGATATCGACGCGGAACTCCGGCTCGCAGGCCACGCCGAAGCAGTCGGCTTTGACGCACTCTGGGCGCGAGACGTGCCGACGTACTGGCCGCGATTTGGGGACGCTGGCGGGGCCTTCGACCCATGGTCGCTGCTGTCCCACGTCGCCGCTCACACCGAGTCTGTGGCGCTCGGCACCGCGAGTATCGTTCTCCCGCTTCGTCATCCAATCCACGTGGCGAAGTCGGCCGCAACCGTCGACCGGCTCTCCGACGGCCGTCTCGTGCTGGGCGTCGCCTCGGGCGACCGCGACCCGGAGTACCCGGCGTTCGGCGTCGACCCCGACAACCGGGGGCATCTCGTCCGCGAAAGCGTTGCCGCGCTTCGTGCCCTCTGGCGCGAGGAATACCCAACGCTCGACGGCTCCTGGGGCCACATCGACGGCGAACTGGATGTCCTCCCGAAGCCGACGACGGACACGCTCCCGGTCTTTCCGACGGGGAACGCCAGACAGTCCACGGAGTGGATCGCCGAGAACGGCGACGGCTGGATATTCTACCATCTCCCAGAGTCGACCCTGGAGTCGTATCTCGACACCTGGCGGAGTCACACGTCCGAGAAGCCGTTCTCGATTGCCGTCCAGGTCGCGCTCGCCGACGACCCGACGGCCGAGCCCGAACCGCTCCACCTGGGCTATCGGGCCGGCGTCGAGTGGTTCCGCGAGTACTTCCGGCGGCTCGACGACTACGGCCTGGACCACGTCATCGTCGGGCTCCGCGCCGAGGAGCCGGAGGCGGCGATGTCCACCTTCGCCGACGAAATCAT
- a CDS encoding DMT family transporter, with the protein MLRSAFTDRPSLPARYRDSALFVLLAVLFGGSFVAIKTGLRELPPVLFAGLRFDLAAVTLLGYIVFTRSRSTWLPRTRGDFVGIGMAALFLIALNNGFLFLGQGTTTPAAASVMYGLNPILAPVFAWWLLGDRLSWLGVVGIGIALSGVIIIVQPSPSTFTDASAVGQLLVLGAAAAVALGSVLLQRVSPQMDSTPLTAWAMAVGAVLLHIASLLVGEPPTAVIGIGPATIASIVAVGIPSTAVAYAIYFGLIKRIGPVRANLVAYVVPIFAALMGWLLLGSSVSLWTFVGFLVVVAGFALIERVTIRMELRRLYRRFEDTSPKQTPPCDD; encoded by the coding sequence ATGCTGCGGTCCGCGTTCACTGATCGTCCGTCACTCCCTGCTCGCTACCGAGACAGTGCGCTGTTCGTCCTGCTTGCGGTACTGTTCGGCGGTTCGTTCGTCGCGATCAAAACCGGACTCCGTGAACTTCCGCCGGTGCTGTTTGCCGGCCTTCGGTTCGACCTGGCAGCGGTGACGCTGCTTGGCTACATCGTCTTCACCCGGTCCAGGTCGACGTGGTTACCGCGGACTCGCGGCGACTTCGTGGGCATCGGGATGGCGGCGCTGTTCCTCATCGCGCTCAACAACGGATTTCTGTTCCTCGGTCAAGGCACAACGACGCCCGCAGCGGCGTCTGTCATGTACGGCCTGAACCCGATCCTGGCCCCCGTGTTCGCCTGGTGGCTGCTGGGCGACCGCCTATCGTGGCTCGGTGTGGTCGGTATCGGTATCGCGCTGAGCGGCGTTATCATCATCGTGCAGCCGTCGCCGTCGACGTTCACCGACGCGAGCGCGGTCGGGCAACTGCTGGTCCTCGGTGCGGCCGCGGCCGTTGCTCTGGGCAGCGTCCTCCTCCAGCGTGTCAGCCCGCAGATGGACAGTACACCGCTGACGGCGTGGGCGATGGCCGTCGGTGCGGTCCTCCTCCACATTGCGAGCCTGCTCGTCGGGGAGCCGCCAACAGCCGTGATCGGCATCGGGCCTGCAACGATTGCGAGCATCGTCGCTGTGGGCATCCCGTCGACAGCGGTCGCGTACGCCATCTACTTCGGCCTCATCAAGCGCATCGGCCCGGTTCGCGCGAATCTGGTCGCGTATGTCGTGCCGATCTTCGCCGCGCTCATGGGTTGGCTACTGCTTGGCTCGTCGGTGTCGCTGTGGACGTTCGTTGGCTTCCTCGTCGTCGTTGCGGGCTTTGCTCTCATCGAGCGTGTGACGATTCGGATGGAACTGCGCAGGCTCTATCGTCGGTTCGAGGACACCTCGCCGAAGCAGACGCCGCCGTGTGACGACTGA
- a CDS encoding aldo/keto reductase: MPMLGLGTWQNDDADQCAESVRKALEAGYRHIDTAQAYDNESAVGDGIAAAAVDRDDIFLATKVWISNLSHDDVIETTEESLDKLGVDSVDLLYVHWPAREYEPEDTLPAFDELVDRGLIDNVGVSNFEPHHVETAMDVLDAPVFANQVEAHPFLQQSELREHAAEHDYELVAYSPLARGEVFGHEVLEAIADDHDVSEAQVSLAWLREKGVTAIPKATSEAHITDNLASLDLSLSDAEIDRIDGIETVDRRINPDFAPAAWE, from the coding sequence ATGCCGATGCTCGGTCTCGGCACCTGGCAGAACGACGACGCAGACCAGTGTGCCGAGAGCGTCCGAAAAGCTCTAGAGGCCGGATACCGACATATCGACACCGCACAGGCCTACGACAACGAAAGCGCCGTCGGTGACGGTATCGCCGCGGCTGCCGTCGACCGTGACGATATTTTCCTGGCGACGAAAGTGTGGATATCGAACCTCTCGCACGACGATGTCATCGAGACGACCGAGGAGAGCCTCGACAAACTCGGTGTCGATTCTGTTGACCTGCTGTACGTCCACTGGCCGGCGCGCGAGTACGAACCTGAGGACACGCTCCCAGCGTTCGATGAACTCGTCGACCGTGGCCTCATCGACAACGTCGGCGTCTCGAACTTCGAACCACACCACGTCGAAACGGCGATGGACGTACTCGACGCACCGGTGTTCGCAAACCAGGTCGAGGCCCACCCGTTCCTCCAGCAGTCGGAACTGCGCGAGCACGCGGCGGAACACGACTACGAACTGGTCGCGTACTCGCCGCTGGCCCGCGGGGAAGTGTTCGGCCACGAGGTCCTCGAAGCCATCGCCGACGACCACGACGTGAGCGAGGCCCAGGTCAGCCTCGCGTGGCTCCGCGAGAAGGGCGTGACGGCGATTCCGAAGGCCACGAGCGAGGCCCACATCACGGATAACCTGGCGAGCCTCGACCTGTCGCTTTCCGACGCGGAAATCGACCGCATCGACGGCATCGAGACGGTCGACCGGCGCATCAACCCGGACTTCGCGCCGGCCGCGTGGGAGTAA
- a CDS encoding M48 family metallopeptidase: MTDFGLQVRMLVVGAILFAFYVFAGTALSVLLGLPLVPVLLVGILVVPAVQYKLGKWLALRGAEDMPDDQRFGYVHQMVRRLCRDMNIEEPRLMVMDMGVPNAFAVGRKGAGVVVVSSELMQLLDDDELEGVIAHELAHIKNRDVITMVVGQSIGMLVGYVAYFAVLFGGERNMGSWILAMIASSLANALVMVFVLAISRYREYVADADARRAIGTGEPLARALEKISRGAEGRESTVEDSMNALCIFNADTGLFERLFSTHPPTEKRIQRLRS, translated from the coding sequence ATGACAGACTTCGGACTACAGGTGCGGATGCTGGTGGTCGGTGCGATTCTGTTCGCGTTCTACGTGTTCGCCGGCACGGCGCTGTCGGTGCTGTTGGGCCTGCCGCTCGTTCCGGTGCTCCTCGTCGGCATCCTCGTCGTCCCGGCCGTCCAGTACAAACTCGGAAAGTGGTTGGCACTCCGCGGTGCGGAGGATATGCCGGACGACCAGCGGTTCGGCTACGTCCACCAGATGGTTCGGCGGCTCTGCAGAGACATGAATATCGAAGAGCCACGGCTGATGGTGATGGACATGGGCGTCCCCAACGCCTTCGCCGTCGGGCGCAAAGGCGCTGGCGTCGTCGTCGTGTCAAGCGAACTGATGCAACTCCTCGACGATGATGAACTGGAAGGTGTCATCGCACACGAACTGGCGCACATCAAGAATCGGGACGTCATCACGATGGTAGTGGGCCAGTCCATCGGGATGCTCGTCGGCTACGTCGCCTACTTCGCAGTGCTGTTCGGCGGCGAGCGGAACATGGGGTCGTGGATTCTGGCGATGATCGCCTCCTCGCTCGCAAACGCGCTCGTCATGGTGTTCGTGCTGGCGATCTCGCGGTATCGCGAATACGTCGCCGACGCGGACGCTCGCCGCGCCATCGGCACCGGCGAGCCACTTGCTCGTGCGCTCGAAAAAATATCTCGCGGTGCCGAGGGGCGGGAATCGACAGTCGAGGACAGCATGAACGCCCTCTGTATCTTCAACGCCGACACAGGGCTGTTCGAGCGTCTGTTCTCGACCCATCCGCCGACGGAGAAGCGCATCCAGCGGCTCCGATCCTGA
- a CDS encoding NAD(P)-binding oxidoreductase, which yields MDPSDVATVFVAGASGGTGRATLRLLSSRVPTVRALTSTPSKTDDLRAAGADEVVVDDLLNPTALTDVLSDVDVVLSAVGSNITDVWSRDEYVDGAGTMNLLDAAVDADVEAFVMESAIGVGDEPASPLATAFDTVIQPIQRAKAEAEAAIREVPIRHTILRPGVLTNGPRTDTVSVADPGAKLWGSVSRADVARLMIAAPVTPAAEDRTLEVVSKPSFPNRALDVEWQLPRGGGHKTVSVETPDDIS from the coding sequence ATGGACCCTTCTGACGTGGCGACCGTCTTTGTCGCCGGGGCGAGTGGCGGGACCGGACGAGCGACACTCCGACTGCTCAGTTCGCGCGTGCCGACGGTCCGGGCACTGACCAGCACGCCGTCGAAGACAGATGACCTGCGGGCGGCCGGTGCTGATGAGGTGGTCGTCGACGACCTGCTGAACCCGACGGCGTTGACCGACGTGCTGTCGGACGTCGATGTCGTCCTGAGCGCCGTCGGCTCGAATATCACAGATGTCTGGTCCCGAGACGAGTACGTCGACGGCGCGGGAACGATGAACCTCCTCGATGCGGCCGTCGACGCCGATGTCGAGGCCTTTGTCATGGAATCCGCTATCGGCGTCGGTGACGAGCCGGCCAGTCCGCTCGCGACGGCTTTTGACACCGTTATCCAGCCGATACAACGGGCCAAAGCGGAAGCCGAGGCCGCGATTCGCGAGGTCCCGATTCGGCACACGATTCTCCGACCGGGCGTACTCACGAACGGGCCACGAACTGACACCGTTTCCGTCGCCGACCCCGGTGCAAAGCTCTGGGGGAGCGTTTCGCGGGCCGACGTGGCCCGACTGATGATTGCCGCGCCCGTTACGCCGGCGGCCGAAGACCGGACGCTGGAAGTCGTCTCGAAGCCGTCGTTCCCGAACCGTGCGCTGGATGTCGAGTGGCAGCTGCCCCGTGGTGGGGGGCACAAAACCGTATCAGTCGAAACTCCGGACGATATCTCGTAG